A region from the Variovorax sp. V93 genome encodes:
- a CDS encoding response regulator has protein sequence MQTLSPPETERPVVLVVDDAPSSLGMLCDTLESSGYTVLVAADGEAALQRLELVVPDAILLDGLMPGLSGFETCRRIKANAALAHIPVLFMTGLSETAHVVEGFECGGVDYVVKPIRAQEVLARLHTHTRNARITRMVRDAVDVAGMGVVFVDARGRIAWRSPQAALWLHALDAPPAAGLLPASLEPALAPGAAIALVTTAGARISVRNLGAAALGETMLLFATQREGTAGTPSARLTEAALTPRETEVLSWLAKGKTNRDIGEILGTSPRTVNKHLEHIFEKLGVETRAAAAALASGQLA, from the coding sequence ATGCAGACACTCTCGCCCCCTGAAACCGAACGCCCCGTGGTGCTGGTGGTGGATGACGCCCCCAGCAGCCTCGGCATGCTGTGCGACACGCTCGAATCCAGCGGCTACACCGTGCTCGTCGCGGCCGATGGCGAGGCTGCGCTGCAGCGCCTCGAACTGGTGGTGCCCGACGCGATCCTGCTCGACGGCCTGATGCCCGGCCTGTCGGGCTTCGAGACCTGCCGGCGCATCAAGGCCAATGCGGCGCTTGCGCACATTCCGGTGCTGTTCATGACCGGCCTCTCGGAGACGGCGCACGTGGTCGAGGGCTTCGAATGCGGCGGTGTCGACTACGTGGTGAAGCCGATCCGCGCGCAGGAGGTGCTGGCACGGCTGCACACCCACACGCGCAACGCACGCATCACGCGCATGGTGCGCGACGCGGTCGACGTGGCCGGCATGGGCGTGGTCTTCGTCGACGCGCGCGGGCGCATCGCATGGCGCTCGCCGCAGGCTGCGCTGTGGCTTCACGCACTCGATGCACCGCCGGCCGCCGGGCTGCTGCCCGCCTCGCTCGAACCCGCGCTGGCGCCTGGTGCAGCCATTGCGCTGGTCACCACGGCGGGTGCACGCATCTCGGTGCGCAACCTCGGCGCCGCGGCGCTCGGCGAGACCATGCTGCTGTTCGCGACGCAGCGCGAGGGGACCGCGGGCACGCCCTCGGCCCGGCTGACCGAAGCGGCGCTCACGCCGCGCGAGACCGAAGTGCTCTCATGGCTCGCCAAGGGCAAGACCAACCGCGACATCGGCGAGATCCTCGGCACCAGTCCGCGCACGGTCAACAAGCATCTCGAGCACATCTTCGAGAAGCTGGGCGTCGAGACGCGCGCTGCCGCCGCGGCACTGGCCAGCGGGCAACTGGCCTGA
- a CDS encoding ATP-binding protein: MRLSQFIKDNIEPILVEWESFARTMIPPAETMSVVELRDHAHEILLAIAGEMESAQSEKEREAKSKGLAVPFLKETFAAEHGGLRQRVGFDLSQLGAEYRALRATVLRLWMGHIGTVDAAVLEEVVRFNEGIDQGLAEAMATYSDHVANSRDTFLAVLGHDLRNPLSALSSCIHLLELGGEAKPRARTLQIARRSIASINDMVTDLLEYTRTRLGRGIEVIPQQGSLSALCQEAFDEVCAAYPKRVLVAEIPTDVVLMFDAPRMRQVLTNLLSNAVQHGDPSHPVALVIRDEGAHVTLIVRNQGRPIAPDSMQVIFNPLVQVATRESAPHERPATSLGLGLYIAREIVTGHGGTITVASSAEEGTAFTVHLPRGGKQVAPDGA; the protein is encoded by the coding sequence ATGCGCCTGAGCCAATTCATCAAGGACAACATCGAACCCATTCTTGTCGAGTGGGAATCCTTCGCACGAACGATGATCCCGCCGGCGGAGACCATGTCCGTCGTCGAACTGCGCGACCATGCGCATGAAATCCTGCTGGCTATTGCCGGCGAAATGGAATCGGCCCAGTCGGAAAAGGAGCGCGAGGCAAAGTCCAAGGGGCTCGCGGTGCCGTTCCTGAAAGAGACTTTTGCCGCCGAACACGGCGGCCTGCGCCAGCGCGTGGGGTTCGACCTCTCCCAGCTGGGCGCCGAATATCGCGCGCTGCGGGCCACGGTTCTTCGCTTGTGGATGGGGCACATCGGCACGGTCGATGCGGCGGTCCTGGAAGAAGTGGTGCGCTTCAACGAAGGCATCGACCAGGGCCTGGCCGAAGCCATGGCCACCTATTCGGACCATGTGGCCAATTCCAGGGACACCTTCCTGGCCGTGCTGGGCCACGACCTGCGAAACCCGTTGAGTGCGCTCAGCTCCTGCATCCATCTGCTCGAGCTGGGGGGCGAGGCCAAGCCCAGGGCGCGCACGCTCCAGATCGCCAGGCGAAGCATCGCGTCGATCAACGACATGGTCACCGACCTGCTCGAGTACACGCGCACCCGGCTCGGCCGCGGCATCGAGGTGATTCCCCAGCAAGGCAGCCTGAGCGCCCTGTGCCAGGAGGCTTTCGACGAGGTCTGCGCGGCCTATCCCAAGCGGGTGCTCGTCGCCGAGATTCCGACCGACGTGGTCCTGATGTTCGACGCACCCAGGATGCGCCAGGTCCTCACCAACCTGCTGAGCAACGCCGTGCAGCATGGAGACCCCTCCCATCCCGTCGCGCTGGTGATCCGGGACGAGGGCGCGCATGTGACCCTGATCGTCAGGAACCAGGGAAGGCCGATTGCTCCCGATTCGATGCAGGTGATCTTCAATCCGCTGGTGCAGGTTGCAACGCGCGAATCGGCACCGCATGAGCGTCCCGCCACGAGCCTGGGCCTCGGCCTCTACATTGCGCGTGAGATCGTGACAGGACACGGTGGCACCATCACGGTGGCCTCCTCCGCGGAAGAAGGAACGGCCTTCACCGTCCATCTGCCCCGCGGCGGCAAGCAGGTGGCCCCGGACGGCGCGTGA
- a CDS encoding DUF1488 family protein, producing MPEQPPSGTDPLDPPFFHEASGTVRFWVLIDGQHMGASISRDVLRYRFRPGAQGDDPMEIYAQYADQLEAAVRRRAAQGSIEPVMLREFDLPRD from the coding sequence ATGCCTGAACAGCCTCCATCCGGGACCGATCCCCTCGATCCTCCCTTCTTCCACGAGGCCTCCGGCACGGTCCGCTTCTGGGTGCTCATCGATGGCCAGCACATGGGCGCGAGCATCAGCAGGGATGTCCTGCGCTACCGCTTCCGGCCCGGCGCGCAGGGCGACGACCCGATGGAAATCTACGCGCAGTACGCGGACCAGCTCGAAGCGGCCGTGCGCCGGCGGGCGGCGCAGGGCTCGATCGAGCCCGTGATGCTGCGCGAGTTCGATCTACCCCGCGATTGA
- a CDS encoding DMT family transporter, whose amino-acid sequence MTVNVRLSAGLAAGAASALIAGIWQVATRHSTTTTIAPADLAILRYGIPAIVLMPVWLRVGLLPRGVPLRWLAGMVLGAGLPFGLVAMSGSRFAPSAHMGVFMAGACPLFAAGLAWMFWRERPDRARASGLLFLAAGIGILGAGSFRGIDAGAWRGDLLFLLAAALWAGFSLSFRRAGLGAWQGAAVVSAWSAILLVPWLLWRGGTGLVDAPLRDVLWQALMQGAVAGLLGLWIFGAAVVRLGASQAAAFGGLAPVFSALGGWWWLAEPATGIDRIAIASAVIGVTLASGACTRGARVDSIAG is encoded by the coding sequence ATGACGGTCAACGTGCGCCTTTCAGCCGGCCTGGCCGCCGGCGCGGCTTCGGCGCTGATCGCGGGCATCTGGCAGGTGGCCACGCGCCACTCGACCACCACCACGATCGCGCCGGCCGACCTGGCGATCCTGCGCTACGGCATACCGGCGATCGTGCTCATGCCTGTGTGGCTGCGCGTGGGGCTGCTGCCGCGCGGGGTGCCGCTGCGGTGGCTGGCCGGGATGGTGCTTGGCGCGGGGCTGCCGTTCGGACTGGTGGCGATGAGCGGCAGCAGGTTCGCCCCGTCGGCGCACATGGGCGTCTTCATGGCGGGCGCATGTCCGCTCTTTGCTGCGGGCCTGGCCTGGATGTTCTGGCGCGAACGCCCGGACCGCGCGCGCGCATCGGGGTTGCTGTTCCTTGCGGCGGGCATCGGCATCCTGGGAGCGGGCAGCTTCCGAGGCATCGATGCGGGCGCCTGGCGCGGCGATCTGCTCTTTCTTCTTGCGGCCGCGCTGTGGGCCGGCTTCTCGCTGTCGTTCAGGCGCGCCGGCCTCGGCGCATGGCAGGGCGCGGCCGTCGTCAGTGCGTGGTCGGCGATCCTGCTGGTGCCATGGCTGCTGTGGCGCGGCGGAACGGGCCTCGTCGATGCGCCGCTGCGCGACGTGCTGTGGCAGGCACTGATGCAGGGCGCGGTTGCGGGCCTGCTGGGGCTGTGGATCTTCGGCGCCGCGGTCGTGCGTCTTGGTGCTTCGCAGGCGGCGGCATTCGGAGGGCTGGCACCCGTTTTCTCCGCGTTGGGCGGATGGTGGTGGTTGGCCGAGCCCGCCACGGGCATCGATCGGATCGCCATTGCCAGCGCCGTGATCGGCGTGACGCTGGCCAGCGGTGCCTGCACGCGCGGTGCGCGCGTGGATTCAATCGCGGGGTAG